Proteins from a genomic interval of Blastocatellia bacterium:
- the rpsC gene encoding 30S ribosomal protein S3, with amino-acid sequence MGQKTHPYGFRLGYIRNWHSVWFAKKEYANLLLEDLQLKQDLKKRFTGAGVSHIGVERAANKLKILIHTARPGIIIGRKGAEIDKLRGDIQARTGREVLISIQEVDRPELNAQLQAEKVAQQLEKRVAFRRAMRKAVDDAMRFGAQGIKVRVSGRLNGAEIARSEWYLQGRLPLQTLRADVEYGFAQAYTTYGTLGVKVWIYHGDVLSPETAMTKGPRPAGRR; translated from the coding sequence ATGGGACAAAAGACGCATCCTTATGGTTTTCGTTTAGGCTACATTCGCAACTGGCATTCCGTCTGGTTTGCCAAGAAGGAGTATGCCAATCTGTTGTTGGAAGACCTGCAGTTGAAGCAGGATTTGAAGAAGCGTTTCACCGGCGCAGGTGTGTCTCATATCGGTGTGGAACGCGCGGCGAATAAGTTGAAGATTCTCATTCATACAGCCCGACCGGGGATCATCATCGGTCGTAAGGGGGCGGAGATTGATAAACTGCGCGGCGATATTCAGGCGCGCACGGGTCGAGAGGTGCTCATCAGCATTCAGGAAGTTGACCGGCCAGAGCTGAACGCGCAATTGCAGGCTGAGAAAGTGGCCCAGCAGTTGGAAAAACGGGTCGCCTTTCGCCGAGCGATGCGCAAGGCCGTAGATGATGCCATGCGATTTGGCGCGCAAGGGATCAAGGTGCGCGTTTCGGGCCGACTCAATGGGGCGGAAATTGCCCGTTCGGAGTGGTACCTGCAAGGGCGGTTGCCGTTACAGACCCTGCGGGCCGACGTGGAATACGGTTTTGCCCAAGCCTATACCACCTACGGCACGTTGGGTGTCAAGGTGTGGATTTACCATGGCGATGTGCTGAGCCCGGAGACGGCGATGACAAAGGGGCCGCGCCCAGCAGGGCGACGCTAG
- the rplX gene encoding 50S ribosomal protein L24 produces the protein MSGVHVRKNDTVILLTGSPMERDASGRLVPRRGRVIEVKPRQGKVLVEGFKIIKRHMRRDPRRGVAGGVLERESYVDISNVMVVCPACNRPTRVKWSAVGERKTRLCRKCGGNIDQ, from the coding sequence ATGAGCGGCGTGCATGTCAGGAAAAACGATACGGTGATCCTGTTGACGGGTAGCCCGATGGAACGCGATGCCTCAGGCAGATTAGTGCCACGGCGCGGGCGTGTCATTGAAGTGAAGCCGCGGCAAGGCAAGGTGTTGGTCGAAGGGTTCAAGATCATCAAGCGGCACATGCGGCGTGATCCGCGTCGTGGTGTGGCCGGCGGTGTGTTAGAACGAGAATCCTACGTGGACATCTCTAACGTCATGGTGGTCTGCCCGGCATGCAATCGTCCAACGCGCGTCAAATGGAGCGCCGTCGGGGAGAGAAAAACGCGTCTGTGCAGAAAGTGCGGCGGCAATATTGATCAGTAA
- the rplP gene encoding 50S ribosomal protein L16, with product MLMPKKVKYRKQHRGRMRGTPVRGSSLAFGDYGLKALECGWVTDRQIEAARIAMTRFVKRGGKLWIRIFPDKPITKKPLETRMGKGKGSPEGWVAVVKRGRIIYEMEGVSEDMAREAMRLAAAKLCVRTKFVSRHDQLG from the coding sequence ATGTTGATGCCAAAGAAAGTGAAATATCGCAAACAGCATCGTGGACGCATGCGCGGCACGCCGGTGCGTGGTTCGTCGCTGGCGTTTGGCGACTATGGGTTAAAGGCCCTCGAATGTGGTTGGGTAACAGACCGGCAGATTGAAGCAGCTCGTATTGCCATGACCCGCTTTGTCAAGCGTGGCGGCAAACTGTGGATTCGTATATTCCCGGATAAGCCGATTACCAAGAAGCCGCTGGAAACGCGTATGGGCAAGGGGAAAGGGTCTCCCGAAGGATGGGTGGCCGTCGTCAAACGGGGTCGGATCATTTACGAGATGGAAGGGGTCAGTGAAGACATGGCCCGCGAGGCGATGCGACTGGCTGCCGCCAAATTGTGTGTGCGAACCAAATTCGTCAGCCGGCACGATCAACTGGGATAG
- the rplN gene encoding 50S ribosomal protein L14, whose product MIYMRTILDVADNSGAKKISCILPLGGDTGLAATVGDVIMANVKEASPDGTVKKGQVVRAVVVRTRKEVRRPDGSYIRFDDNAAVLLKPDGEPLGTRVFGPVARELREKRFMKIVSLAPEVI is encoded by the coding sequence ATGATTTACATGAGAACCATATTGGATGTGGCGGATAATTCCGGCGCGAAGAAAATTTCTTGTATTCTTCCGCTGGGCGGTGACACGGGTTTGGCCGCCACAGTGGGAGACGTGATCATGGCCAATGTCAAGGAGGCCAGTCCTGATGGCACGGTCAAAAAAGGGCAGGTCGTGCGCGCCGTGGTCGTGCGCACGCGCAAGGAAGTGCGGCGTCCGGACGGCTCGTATATTCGCTTTGACGATAATGCCGCCGTATTACTGAAGCCGGATGGAGAGCCTCTCGGCACGCGCGTATTTGGGCCGGTGGCGCGGGAACTGCGCGAGAAGCGGTTTATGAAAATCGTCTCGTTGGCCCCGGAGGTGATTTGA
- the rpmC gene encoding 50S ribosomal protein L29 yields MKAEQLRNLSTEELRAKLESLREDIFRLRFKLRLGQTEVTKAYRESKKDLARVYTILRERQMTK; encoded by the coding sequence ATGAAAGCAGAACAGTTGCGTAATCTCAGTACAGAGGAGTTACGGGCGAAACTCGAAAGCCTGCGAGAGGACATCTTTCGCTTGCGGTTCAAGCTGAGGTTAGGCCAGACCGAAGTGACCAAGGCGTATCGAGAGTCGAAGAAAGATTTGGCGCGCGTCTACACGATTTTGCGTGAGCGCCAGATGACCAAGTAG
- the rpsQ gene encoding 30S ribosomal protein S17 — translation MSEIQPAVETTEQKRRGRRREVVGLVTSDKMMKTVVVSVERLVRHPHYRRVFRRRSKFMAHDELGCRVGDKVRLMETRPLSARKRWRVVEILQRSTAPVADDTQATVMN, via the coding sequence ATGAGCGAGATACAACCAGCGGTGGAAACAACAGAGCAAAAGCGACGGGGTCGTCGCCGTGAAGTAGTCGGTTTGGTGACCAGCGACAAAATGATGAAAACAGTTGTGGTCTCGGTGGAGCGACTTGTGCGCCATCCCCACTACCGTCGCGTGTTTCGTCGGCGGTCAAAGTTTATGGCTCATGATGAGCTTGGCTGCCGCGTTGGAGACAAAGTGCGACTGATGGAGACGCGCCCGCTCTCGGCGCGCAAGCGGTGGCGGGTGGTGGAAATCCTCCAGCGATCCACGGCGCCGGTGGCCGACGATACGCAGGCAACGGTCATGAACTGA